In a genomic window of Cytobacillus sp. FSL H8-0458:
- the parC gene encoding DNA topoisomerase IV subunit A has product MSSAEKFRDLPLEDVLGDRFGRYSKYIIQDRALPDARDGLKPVQRRILYAMHVEGNTHEKGFRKSAKTVGNVIGNYHPHGDTSVYDAMVRMSQDWKVRNLLVEMHGNNGSIDGDPPAAMRYTEARLSPLSSELLRDIEKRTVEFIPNFDDTSNEPTVLPAVYPNLLVNGSTGISAGYATDIPPHHLNEIIDGVILRMDKPDCSIDDLMEHIKGPDFPTGGIIQGVDGIKKAYETGRGKIIVRGKAEFEDLRGGKKQIVITEIPYEVNKANLVKKIDEFRLDRKVEGIAEVRDETDRTGLRIVIELKKDADPEGVLHYLYKNSDLQIPYNFNMVAIHNRHPKLMGLRELLDAYIGHRKEVVTRRSQYELQKAEARQHIVEGLMKALSILDEVIAAIRASKDKRDAKDNLIAKFEFTEPQAEAIVSLQLYRLTNTDITALRAEAEELSKLIGELKAILESEKKLLSVIKKELRDVKKRFADERRTRIEAEIEEIKINLEVLVASEDVIVTVTKEGYVKRTSQRSFAASNGQDFGMKDSDRIIAQLDMNTTDVLLVFTNKGNYLYCPVHQLPDIRWKDLGQHIANIIPIDRNESIVRAIPVKDFETEEYLLFMTKNGMVKKTELKSYKAQRYSKPLVAVNVKGDDEVLDVYLTDGTKEIFLATHQGYGLWFHEEEVSIVGARAAGVKGINLKDGDFVTGAQLIEDPKEQAVVIVTQRGSIKKVKLTEFERTSRAKRGVVMLRELKSNPHRIVGCVIVRSKDDLYIETEKGHIEAVNASAIRFNDRYSNGSFIIDDSESGKAKCIWKAEAENAGNATE; this is encoded by the coding sequence ATGAGTTCTGCTGAAAAATTCCGGGACCTTCCTCTTGAAGACGTATTAGGCGACCGCTTTGGGCGTTATAGTAAATATATTATTCAGGATCGTGCCCTTCCTGATGCACGTGATGGGCTAAAGCCCGTTCAAAGACGGATTCTTTATGCCATGCACGTAGAAGGAAACACACATGAAAAGGGCTTCAGAAAGTCCGCTAAAACAGTCGGGAATGTAATCGGCAATTATCATCCGCATGGCGATACTTCAGTTTATGACGCGATGGTGCGGATGAGCCAGGATTGGAAGGTCCGTAACCTTCTTGTGGAAATGCATGGCAATAATGGGAGCATCGATGGAGATCCCCCAGCAGCCATGCGTTATACAGAAGCCCGTTTATCTCCCCTTTCTTCCGAATTGCTGAGAGATATTGAGAAAAGAACGGTTGAATTTATCCCGAACTTTGATGACACGTCCAATGAGCCAACCGTTTTGCCGGCAGTTTATCCGAATTTGCTTGTCAACGGCTCGACAGGCATTTCTGCGGGATATGCAACTGATATTCCGCCCCATCATCTGAATGAGATAATTGATGGTGTTATTTTACGGATGGATAAGCCTGATTGTTCCATAGATGATCTGATGGAGCATATTAAGGGCCCGGACTTCCCTACTGGTGGCATTATCCAGGGAGTCGATGGAATAAAAAAAGCTTATGAAACAGGAAGAGGCAAAATCATTGTCCGCGGTAAGGCTGAATTTGAGGATTTGCGCGGAGGAAAAAAACAGATCGTCATCACTGAGATTCCATATGAAGTGAATAAAGCAAATCTGGTTAAGAAGATTGATGAATTCCGCCTTGACCGGAAAGTGGAAGGCATTGCCGAAGTCCGTGATGAAACAGACCGGACCGGGCTCCGTATTGTGATCGAGTTAAAAAAGGATGCAGATCCTGAAGGGGTCCTTCATTACCTGTACAAAAACAGTGATTTGCAGATCCCATATAACTTCAATATGGTAGCCATCCACAATCGCCACCCGAAATTAATGGGGTTAAGAGAGCTGCTGGATGCTTATATAGGCCATCGTAAAGAAGTTGTTACACGCAGATCCCAGTATGAGCTGCAAAAGGCCGAGGCGCGCCAGCATATCGTTGAAGGCCTGATGAAAGCTCTGTCAATACTTGATGAAGTGATTGCAGCGATCCGCGCTTCTAAAGATAAACGGGATGCGAAAGATAATCTGATTGCAAAGTTTGAGTTCACTGAACCTCAGGCAGAAGCAATCGTTTCCCTGCAGCTATACCGATTAACCAATACAGATATAACCGCCCTAAGAGCAGAGGCTGAGGAGCTTTCTAAGCTCATCGGCGAGCTTAAAGCTATTCTCGAAAGCGAGAAGAAGCTGCTCTCTGTTATAAAAAAAGAGCTAAGGGATGTTAAAAAGCGCTTTGCTGATGAACGCCGTACCAGAATTGAAGCGGAAATCGAGGAAATCAAGATCAATCTTGAAGTTCTGGTAGCAAGTGAAGATGTTATTGTAACGGTAACGAAGGAAGGCTATGTCAAGCGAACCAGCCAGAGATCGTTTGCCGCTTCTAACGGACAGGATTTCGGCATGAAGGATTCAGACAGAATTATTGCCCAGCTTGATATGAATACAACCGATGTTCTCCTTGTATTTACGAATAAAGGAAACTATCTGTACTGCCCTGTTCATCAGCTGCCGGATATCCGCTGGAAAGACCTTGGTCAGCATATTGCCAATATCATTCCGATTGACCGGAATGAATCGATTGTCCGGGCAATTCCTGTAAAAGATTTTGAGACGGAAGAATATCTTCTCTTTATGACGAAGAACGGCATGGTAAAGAAAACCGAACTGAAATCATATAAGGCACAGCGATATTCTAAACCGCTGGTTGCTGTCAATGTAAAGGGCGATGATGAAGTTCTTGACGTTTATTTAACTGATGGCACGAAGGAAATTTTCCTTGCGACCCACCAGGGATATGGCCTTTGGTTCCATGAGGAAGAGGTCAGCATTGTAGGGGCAAGAGCTGCCGGCGTTAAAGGCATCAATCTCAAAGACGGCGACTTTGTTACAGGCGCTCAGCTTATAGAGGACCCAAAAGAACAGGCTGTTGTGATTGTTACACAGCGGGGCTCCATTAAAAAAGTGAAGCTGACTGAATTTGAACGCACCTCCCGTGCCAAGCGCGGTGTAGTGATGCTTCGTGAATTGAAATCAAACCCTCATCGCATTGTTGGGTGTGTAATTGTCCGCAGTAAAGATGACTTATACATTGAAACAGAAAAAGGCCATATAGAAGCAGTTAATGCTTCGGCAATCCGTTTTAATGACCGCTATTCAAATGGATCGTTTATCATTGACGATTCCGAAAGTGGAAAAGCAAAATGCATATGGAAGGCTGAAGCAGAAAATGCCGGCAATGCAACTGAATAG
- the parE gene encoding DNA topoisomerase IV subunit B: MARNQEAFDYNDDAIQVLEGLEAVRKRPGMYIGSTDARGLHHLVYEIVDNAVDEALAGYGDHIIVRIHKDNSISVQDKGRGMPTGMHRMGKPTPEVILTVLHAGGKFGQGGYKTSGGLHGVGASVVNALSEWLVVKIKRDGFVYEQRFELGGKPVTTLEKTGKTNQSGTTIHFKPDPSIFSTTTYNYETLCERLRESAFLLKGMKIEIIDERNDFHDVFHYENGIEAFVGYLNEEKDVLHPVVSFEGESNGIEVDFAFQFNDGYSENVLSFVNNVRTKDGGTHEAGSKTAMTRAFNEYARKVNLLKEKDKNLDGADLREGFTAIISVRVPEELLQFEGQTKGKLGTSEARSAVDSVVSEHLSYFLEENPETSSLLIKKAIKAFQAREAARKAREEARSGKKRKKSEAMLSGKLTPAQSRNPQRNELYLVEGDSAGGSAKQGRDRRFQAVLPLRGKVINTEKAKLADIFKNEEINTIIHAVGAGVGADFNLEDVNYDKVIIMTDADTDGAHIQVLLLTFFYRYMKPLLEAGKVFIALPPLYKVSRGSGKKEVIEYAWSDDDLQDTIKKVGKGYMLQRYKGLGEMNADQLWETTMDPESRTLIRVKIDDAARAERRVTTLMGDKVEPRRKWIESNVAFGLEEDGSILENENISVLEEEGVDS, from the coding sequence GTGGCAAGAAATCAGGAAGCTTTTGACTACAATGATGATGCCATACAGGTACTCGAAGGGCTTGAAGCGGTTAGAAAACGCCCTGGGATGTACATTGGAAGTACGGATGCAAGGGGTTTGCACCATCTTGTATATGAGATTGTCGATAATGCTGTCGATGAAGCACTGGCAGGTTACGGGGATCATATCATTGTCAGAATACATAAAGATAATTCAATTAGTGTACAAGATAAAGGACGCGGAATGCCTACAGGTATGCATAGAATGGGCAAGCCGACTCCGGAAGTCATATTAACTGTCCTTCATGCAGGGGGAAAGTTTGGCCAGGGAGGCTATAAGACGAGCGGCGGGCTTCATGGTGTTGGTGCATCTGTCGTCAACGCCCTTTCCGAATGGCTTGTGGTTAAAATTAAACGTGACGGCTTTGTATATGAACAGCGTTTCGAGCTGGGCGGCAAGCCGGTGACTACACTGGAAAAGACCGGAAAGACAAATCAATCAGGGACTACCATTCATTTTAAGCCGGATCCGTCGATTTTTTCGACAACCACATATAATTACGAAACGCTTTGCGAGCGTCTTCGTGAATCTGCTTTCCTTTTAAAAGGAATGAAAATAGAAATTATAGATGAGCGTAATGATTTTCATGACGTTTTTCACTATGAAAACGGCATAGAAGCATTTGTAGGATATTTAAATGAAGAAAAGGATGTTCTGCACCCTGTCGTAAGCTTTGAAGGCGAAAGCAATGGGATTGAAGTGGATTTTGCTTTTCAATTCAATGATGGTTACTCGGAAAATGTCCTTTCATTCGTCAACAACGTCCGCACAAAGGACGGCGGTACGCATGAGGCTGGGAGCAAAACTGCGATGACTAGGGCTTTTAACGAATATGCCCGCAAAGTGAATCTTCTGAAGGAAAAGGATAAAAACCTGGATGGAGCGGATCTGCGTGAAGGATTCACGGCGATCATCTCTGTTCGTGTTCCTGAAGAGCTTCTGCAGTTTGAGGGCCAGACGAAAGGCAAACTGGGGACCAGTGAAGCACGATCTGCTGTTGATTCAGTTGTTTCTGAGCATTTGTCTTATTTCCTTGAAGAAAACCCGGAGACAAGCTCTCTGTTAATTAAAAAGGCGATAAAAGCTTTCCAGGCAAGAGAAGCGGCCCGCAAAGCACGTGAGGAAGCAAGAAGCGGGAAAAAGCGGAAAAAATCGGAAGCAATGCTTTCCGGAAAACTGACTCCTGCACAATCGCGGAACCCTCAAAGAAATGAATTATATCTCGTTGAGGGTGATTCTGCCGGGGGGTCTGCCAAGCAGGGAAGGGACAGGCGTTTTCAGGCTGTACTTCCGCTTAGAGGTAAAGTAATCAATACAGAAAAAGCAAAGCTTGCGGATATTTTTAAAAATGAAGAAATCAATACCATTATCCATGCAGTTGGGGCAGGCGTTGGCGCGGATTTTAATCTGGAAGATGTCAACTATGATAAGGTGATCATCATGACAGATGCCGACACTGATGGGGCGCATATCCAGGTGCTCCTGCTCACGTTCTTTTACAGGTATATGAAACCGCTGCTTGAAGCGGGAAAGGTATTCATTGCGCTGCCTCCTTTATATAAAGTCAGCAGGGGGTCAGGCAAAAAAGAAGTGATTGAGTATGCATGGAGTGATGATGATCTTCAGGATACCATTAAAAAAGTGGGTAAAGGCTATATGCTTCAGCGCTACAAAGGGCTTGGGGAGATGAACGCCGACCAGCTATGGGAGACAACTATGGACCCGGAGTCGCGCACATTGATCCGCGTTAAAATTGATGATGCAGCCAGAGCTGAACGCCGTGTGACCACCTTGATGGGCGATAAGGTTGAACCCCGCCGCAAATGGATTGAATCGAATGTGGCATTCGGCCTTGAAGAAGATGGAAGCATACTTGAAAATGAAAATATTTCAGTACTAGAGGAGGAGGGTGTTGACTCATGA
- a CDS encoding CoA-binding protein yields MAIENPSRDEIGVLLKKAKRIAVVGLSGNPERTSYMVSEAMQKAGYEIIPVNPSVDEVLGVKAVPSLKDIKGHVDIVNVFRRSEFLPEIAREFAEIDADIFWAQLGVANQEAYDFLKEKGYIVIMDRCIKVEHALTK; encoded by the coding sequence ATGGCTATTGAAAACCCAAGCAGGGACGAAATCGGTGTGCTTCTAAAGAAGGCAAAGCGGATTGCTGTTGTAGGATTAAGCGGAAATCCTGAACGTACATCCTACATGGTATCAGAGGCGATGCAAAAAGCTGGATATGAAATCATTCCGGTTAATCCGTCTGTTGATGAAGTACTTGGTGTAAAGGCAGTGCCGAGTCTTAAAGACATCAAGGGGCATGTGGATATCGTTAATGTATTCAGGCGATCTGAATTTCTTCCGGAAATCGCGCGGGAATTTGCTGAAATAGATGCTGATATCTTCTGGGCTCAGCTTGGAGTGGCGAACCAGGAAGCATATGATTTTCTAAAAGAAAAAGGGTACATTGTCATCATGGACCGCTGCATTAAAGTTGAACATGCTCTGACGAAGTAA
- a CDS encoding GNAT family N-acetyltransferase encodes MKSEILDHANLMQASEFIAEMNALPECHIGYLGTSQNDIYQSLEEMNRDAESAAFIVREGDALAGFLGADADLNKGTAELWGPFVQENEFMRLLWEKALHYFEGKLHTYFLFADASNRTAAEFASENGFMLQSAHTYMELKDNSSNSLRKVSLLPIHFHSEFIHLHDALFPQTYFSGKEIIERMNDDHKVYTCLDADGLNGYLYAEYNREEKEGSIEFFGVDPNKRKKGIGRNLLEMAIHDLFANSGAKSIKLCAGTANGKALSIYKKAGFKVERSLNFYKLDIRE; translated from the coding sequence GTGAAATCCGAAATTTTAGATCATGCAAATCTCATGCAGGCATCTGAGTTTATTGCAGAAATGAACGCTTTGCCAGAGTGTCATATAGGGTATTTGGGGACCAGTCAAAACGATATTTATCAAAGTCTGGAAGAAATGAATCGTGATGCCGAATCAGCTGCGTTTATTGTCCGGGAGGGTGATGCTCTTGCTGGTTTTCTGGGTGCAGATGCCGATCTTAATAAAGGGACAGCGGAGTTATGGGGACCTTTTGTACAGGAAAATGAGTTTATGCGACTACTATGGGAAAAAGCACTCCATTATTTTGAAGGAAAGCTGCATACATACTTTTTATTTGCTGATGCATCCAACCGTACTGCTGCCGAGTTTGCATCAGAAAACGGATTCATGCTGCAATCGGCTCATACATACATGGAACTGAAAGATAATTCAAGCAATAGTTTAAGAAAGGTCAGTTTATTGCCGATTCACTTTCATAGTGAATTTATTCATTTGCACGATGCCTTATTTCCTCAAACATATTTTTCAGGAAAAGAGATTATCGAAAGAATGAATGATGATCATAAAGTCTATACATGTCTTGATGCTGATGGATTAAATGGCTATTTATATGCAGAATACAATCGTGAAGAAAAAGAAGGAAGCATTGAATTCTTTGGTGTGGATCCCAATAAGCGCAAGAAGGGGATTGGTCGGAATTTGCTTGAAATGGCGATTCATGATCTTTTTGCGAATAGTGGAGCCAAAAGCATTAAGCTATGTGCAGGAACAGCAAACGGGAAAGCGCTGTCTATTTATAAAAAAGCAGGGTTTAAAGTTGAGAGATCATTGAATTTTTATAAGCTCGATATTCGGGAATAA